In Chelmon rostratus isolate fCheRos1 chromosome 9, fCheRos1.pri, whole genome shotgun sequence, the following proteins share a genomic window:
- the npm1b gene encoding nucleophosmin 1b, with translation MEDDISDLSRPQMYLFGCTLKSDKREFKVDVDDDDTEQQLSLKAVCLGAEAEDKFHMVEVEGLTYDGKRTKMPLVVLKPSVLPSMSLGGFEITPPVTFHLQSGSGPVHISGQHFVSVKDSEDEEEENNTSPVKRPASLMSGKKPPLKKLKMDSDDDEDESDEDDDDDDEDDDSDENDVKPQKNAGKELKKSLESSAKKLNKTPVKQNGPAGKPSGSAVKPQIKTPVPGRDKAQAGPSKSPSLTEIKSKLSTAAKEGKPLPKTEQKFENFVRSSFKISDKKVVKDLWNFVRTLKTEKK, from the exons ATGGAGGACGATATCTCAGATTTGAGCAGACCACAAATGTACTTGTTTG GTTGTACCCTCAAATCGGACAAACGGGAGTTCAAAGTTGACGTAGACGACGATGATACGGAGCaacagctgtcactcaaagca GTGTGTCTGGGAGCCGAGGCTGAGGATAAGTTCCACATGGTGGAAGTCGAGGGTCTCACGTATGATGGAAAAAGGACCAAAATGCCACTGGTCGTCCTGAAACCGTCCGTCCTGCCCTCT ATGAGTTTAGGTGGGTTTGAGATTACGCCTCCAGTTACCTTCCATCTTCAGTCTGGTTCTGGACCAGTTCACATCAGTGGGCAGCATTTTGTCA GTGTGAAGGAttcagaggatgaagaagaggagaacaaCACATCACCGGTGAAGCGGCCTGCAAGCCTGATGTCGGGGAAGAAGCCTCCACTG AAAAAACTAAAGATGGATTCTGACGATGATGAAGACGAAAGTGACGAGGACGATGACGA tgatgatgaagatgatgacagtgatgaaaatgatgtgaagcCTCAGAAGAATGCTGGAAAAGAGCTCAAAAAA AGCCTGGAGTCTTCAGCAAAGAAGCTCAACAAGACTCCGGTGAAACAAAATGGCCCTGCAGGAAAACCATCAGGATCAGCGGTCAAACCACAGATTAAG ACACCTGTCCCAGGAAGAGACAAAGCCCAGGCTGGCCCGTCTaaatctccctctctgactGAGATTAAGAGCAAGTTGTCAACGGCAGCCAAGGAG GGAAAACCACTACCGAAGACAGAGCAGAAGTTTGAGAATTTCGTGAGGAGTTCTTTTAAGATCTCAGACAAAAAA GTGGTCAAGGACCTTTGGAATTTTGTACGAACACTGAAGACTGAAAAGAAGTAA